The Mycolicibacterium flavescens genome has a segment encoding these proteins:
- a CDS encoding short chain dehydrogenase, whose translation MPTAMITGASRGLGTAIATALADSHTLFLAGRPSAALDEVAAQFGATTWPIDLADVSGIEAAVEPIIELDVLIHNAGVAFPGRVAESTVDEWRTSMEVNVIGAVALTLALLPALRAAGGHVLFVNSGSGINASPGLASYSASKFALRSFADSLRADEPSLRVTSVHPGRIATEMQEGLVAYEGGEYDPSRFLSPQSVAKVIADAVHTPPDAHMHEVIVRPR comes from the coding sequence ATGCCGACCGCGATGATCACGGGCGCCTCACGGGGGCTCGGGACGGCGATCGCCACGGCGCTGGCCGACAGTCACACACTGTTTCTGGCCGGGCGACCGTCGGCGGCGCTCGACGAGGTCGCCGCGCAGTTCGGCGCGACCACGTGGCCGATCGACCTGGCTGACGTCTCCGGTATCGAGGCCGCGGTCGAGCCGATCATCGAGCTCGACGTACTGATCCACAACGCGGGCGTGGCGTTCCCTGGCCGGGTCGCCGAGTCCACCGTCGACGAGTGGCGCACCTCCATGGAGGTCAATGTCATTGGCGCGGTTGCCCTTACACTCGCGCTGTTGCCGGCGTTGCGGGCCGCGGGCGGACACGTGCTGTTCGTGAACTCGGGGTCGGGGATCAACGCGTCGCCGGGATTGGCGTCGTATTCGGCCAGCAAGTTCGCCTTGCGGTCGTTCGCCGACTCACTGCGGGCCGATGAGCCGTCGCTGCGGGTGACGTCGGTGCACCCGGGCCGGATCGCCACGGAAATGCAGGAGGGTCTGGTCGCCTACGAGGGCGGCGAGTACGACCCGTCGCGGTTCCTGAGCCCGCAGAGTGTGGCGAAGGTGATCGCCGATGCGGTGCACACCCCGCCCGACGCCCACATGCACGAGGTCATCGTCCGCCCCCGCTAA
- a CDS encoding Protein of uncharacterised function (DUF559) — MGMSRSAVHRRVRSGQWRQCARGVYFVDDRPFSDAARIRVGVWSCGETAVASGLTAAWWQSLTRFAPNLVDVTMPRNGSGRAPSGVRLRRRNLASEDIVECKGLRVTSRPLTVLEAAVRTRDGAKIMDRALQADVALRDLWRAQLRNKGRYGSPAARVLLQAASDGARSTAERLLLRLLREAGITGWQANYPVGKYRVDVGFKGPKVAIEVDGLAFHIGSDEFHQDRVRQNDITLLGWQVLRFTWLDITEYPDRVIALIKSAISV, encoded by the coding sequence ATGGGGATGAGCAGGTCCGCCGTTCACAGGCGCGTGCGGTCCGGACAGTGGCGGCAGTGCGCACGCGGCGTCTACTTCGTCGACGACCGGCCATTCAGTGACGCCGCGCGTATACGCGTCGGGGTGTGGAGTTGCGGGGAGACTGCCGTCGCGAGCGGCTTGACAGCTGCGTGGTGGCAAAGCCTCACCCGCTTCGCGCCGAATCTCGTTGACGTCACCATGCCTCGCAACGGCAGCGGCCGAGCTCCCAGCGGTGTGAGGTTGCGCCGCCGGAACCTTGCATCCGAGGACATCGTCGAATGCAAGGGGCTACGCGTCACCTCCCGACCATTGACCGTTCTTGAGGCCGCCGTCCGGACACGCGATGGCGCAAAGATCATGGATCGCGCGCTCCAGGCGGATGTAGCGCTGCGGGATCTGTGGCGCGCCCAACTCCGCAACAAGGGCCGCTACGGTTCACCGGCGGCGCGCGTACTTCTGCAGGCGGCGTCGGACGGCGCGCGGTCGACGGCCGAGCGGCTGCTGCTCAGGCTGCTCCGGGAAGCCGGGATCACCGGGTGGCAAGCGAACTACCCGGTGGGCAAATATCGCGTCGATGTGGGATTCAAGGGCCCGAAGGTCGCCATCGAAGTTGACGGCTTGGCGTTCCATATCGGTTCTGACGAGTTCCATCAGGATCGGGTGCGACAGAACGACATAACCCTTCTGGGGTGGCAGGTGCTGCGCTTCACGTGGCTCGACATCACGGAGTACCCCGACCGCGTGATAGCGCTCATCAAATCGGCGATTTCGGTGTAA